In the Elizabethkingia bruuniana genome, CAAAGGTTTGTTGGTATTCGGAGAGGAATATTCTACCATAATGGTTTCACCTTTTTCCGGAAGGTTGCCTAAATCAGTTCCTAAATCCTGGGCCTGACTGATAAAAAAATCATTTTTCAAAGAAAGATTTAAAAAACCTTTCACGACCTGATAGGACCTGATATAATCAGTAGCTGCTATAAGTTCTTCACCCAATTCCTGTCCCAATGCATCCGGACTTTTCCTCGCCTGTTTTACAAGCGGAAAAATCACTACAGTGAAATCTCCTTCAAAATCGGTTTTGTTTTGCTGAACTTCTAGTGCAATACCTTCTAACTGGTATTTCTGCTGAATAATCTCAGTAATCTGATCCTGAATCTGTTTTTTTATCTCCATTCTTAAAATAGTTGTGGCTGCAAATTTACGAAATAAAAAAACCGCCCGAAGGCGGTTTAAATATTAATTGAAATAAATTTTAGTTTTTATCCCAGAAGAGCTTAGTCGTAACATCATCACCACCAATCTTGGCAGCTGCTGCTCTAACATTCTTTTCATTTTGAGTATACTCATCACTTGAGTAAATCATTCTTACCGGAACTCCTTTAGTATTAGAATTTGTTGGATTCTTAAGGATAGGATTATCCAATCTTCTCATAAAATTCCATGCTGCAAAAGCTCTGTTGTACATAGCAATCCATGACTCTTCACCAATAGACTTTTTCCAGTTTGTTGCATCATACGGACGCGATGCAATGTATGCTGCAGCTTTCGTAGCATCTACTCCATATTCTGTCATAGACTCTGTAATAGCTGCGGCATATAAACCTGCCGCTGTACCTCCCATGTTAAATCCTCTTGCAGCTCCTTCAGCCTGCATAAACAGTACTTCTGAATAGCTTAACAAATTGGATGGGGTTATTGGCTTTTTAAAGCTGTCCATTACATGAGAATAGTTTCCGTATGTATTTTTGATTCCATAAACACCGCCTAGGTATTTACCATCTTTTGTTTTTGTAAACCATACGTCTCTTCTTGGATCATTATTAGTATTCATAACATCTACTAATATATTTGAAGGAACAAAGTCATCACGATTAGAAGCTACCAAGTTGTCAAAAACAGGATTGGTAAACGTTACTCCGTCATAAACAAAAGAATAAGAATCTGCTGTTGAAGTCATAACTCCAGATGCAATAGCTGATTCTGCTGCTGCTTTTGCAGTAACAGGATCCACATCTGAAAGATTTAATGCTAATCTTAATTTAACAGAATTAGCTAATTTTCTCCACTTGGACATATCGCCCTTGTAAACAATGTCATTTACTTCATAACCCTTTGCAGAAGGGTTAATTTTAGCAATTGCTGCATCGATTCTTTTTAATAAATCAGCATAAATAGTTTTTGCATCATCATATTTTGGTGCAAAACCACCGTTTACAGCAGCCAGAGCCTCAGTATAAGGAACATCTCCCCAAGTATCTACAATATTTTCCCAAACAAAAATAGAAGAAATCTCATTTGTCACCCATTTATTTGCAGCAACAGCAGGATCATTTACTTCCGTAGCTAAAGCATCTTGCGCTTTTTTGAAGTTGTTTAAACTATAGACATACATTCTGTTGAAATGAAATCTAGGCTGATTTCTTGTAATCAAGTTATAGTTTACCTCATCAGTATAAGTTGTTTCAGACCATTGCTGAACAAAGAATCTGTAATTATTTGCATTAACACTAGGGTTATCTATATTATAAAATTGTTGATTTTGCCCCATTGACAATAACACTCCAGAACTTAAATCAGATGGATGTTTTCCATCATTATTTAGCAATGTTGTATCTCTTTCACAAGAGGAAAGCGTTGTTACAGCTATTGTTAAACCTAAAAAGGCTTTAAATATATTTTTCATTGTTTTGATTTAGAATTTGAAAGAAATATTAACTCCGATATCTCTTGTAGTTGGTAGAGATCCAATAGAATAACCAAAAGATCTTACACCTCCACCCAGAGTAGACTCAGGATCTGCATAAGGAAGATTTTTGTGAATAATCCATAAGTTTCTTCCTACAATAGAAATCTTAGCCTCGTTAACAAATGTATTAGCTAATAAAGCCTTTGGTAATGTGTAGCTAATACTTGCTTCTCTAAGCTTTATAAAAGATCCGTCATAAACATAGCGTGATGTAGGACTCTTTTGATAGCCCATATTACCATATACAGATGCATCTATTGCTGTTTGGTTTGGCTGCCCATCAGCGGTTACCCCCGGTAGAACCACTTTTCCTGTTCTATAATCACCAATTGCAGTATCCTTATACAAACCTGTAGAAGTTGCATAATACATATCGGTTGAGAAAATATCTCCTCCTTTTCTGAAATCTACTAAGAATGAAACACTAATTCCTTTATAACTAAAAGAGTTTCTAACACCTCCAATCCAATCCGGAGTTGTGTTCCCAATTACCTTGTTACCTTCTAAAACATAGAATCCTTTAGAGTCAACAACTTTTTGCCCATTAAGGTATTTGTAATCACTACCTCTAATTGCACCCCACATTTCACCTTCAGTTGCATTAACAGATGCACCTCCCTGAATACTTGTTAAGTTATAGTTGCTAACATCTGTTGTTGCATTATGCAACAATTCAACAACTTTATTTTTATTTTTAGACCAGTTAACATCTATATTCCAAGAGAAATCTTTGGTTTTAATTGGCGTAGCACCAATTTGTAGTTCAATACCTTCGTTATCAATTCTACCAGCATTTGCAACTGCTGTCAATAAACCTGATCCAGCAGAAATTGGAAGATTTATAATCTGATTAAATGTCTTAGTCTTGTAGTAAGCAGCATCAAATGTTAATCTCCCTTTGAAAAAATGAGCTTCAGTACCTACTTCAAATTCTTTTGAGCGCTGTGGCTTTAAATCAGGATTTGCAAGAAGCGTCTGTGAATTTTGCATTACAATAGAGTTATTAAATGTACCTGCAAAAGTATAATAGTACTGTAGCTGATATGGATCTGCTGTTCCTCCTACTTCAGCATAGTTTGCTCTTACTTTCCAGAAACTCAACCATGATGGCTTTACAAATTCTGACAAAATGAATGATCCCGTAAAAGAAGGATAAGTATACACTCTGTTTGCTTTTGGTAACGTAGAAGTTTTATCCGCTCTAAATGTAGCATCTAAATAGAAGAACTTATAGAAATCAAAAGATGCTGTTGCATAAGCACTTGAAGTTACTGTTGTATATTCATTTTCATCCGGCGGGATAATAGGGAATTTTGAATTTGCCAAAGCATATAATCCATCTTTTTCTAATCCTCCTTCTGTAGACGCATAAATAGAATTATAATAATTTCTTCTTACGTTTCCTCCGGCTATACCACTAACATTGATGTTATCTGTAATATTAAATTTATAATTTAACATTAAGTCAAAGTTAGTTTCTGTTGTAGTAAGGTTTTGTCTGCTATATCCTGAACTCACTAGTTTTTGTGATGCACCAAATGCTTTTGGTACAGATCCTGGAGCCAATCTGTTTTGGAAATATGTAGATGCATTGTCATAAGACACCTTACCTATTAAACTGAAATTTTTATTGAAATCATATGTCAATGAAGCATAACTGAAACTTCTTGTTCTGTCATCACTACTATAACTTTGATATCTTTGATAGTATGGATTATTCCAGAAACCTAAAACAGGATTTGCACCACTCTTCAGATTCCAGCTAATATTCTTACCACCACTATTAAAGTAAGCGTTTTTCTGATCAACTATATCAACGTTGTTTGCCCACCATTGTCTGAATCCACCTACCAAGTTTCCAGAATAATTGGCATCGTTTCTACCTTTAGTATTCTGAACTACTAATGTTGAATAAACAGTAGCATGTAACTTAGGTGTAAAATCGTAGTTAATTTTTGTAGTAAATGTATTCTTTCTTAAATCAGAATTTGGCAACAAACCATTAGACAACATATTATCGTATGATAACATAAAGTTATTTCCTTTCTTACCTTTTTCAAGGGTAATACCATTTACATAAGTAATTGGAGTTTCAAAGAACTTAATAGGTCCATTCTTAGCAGCTACCCAAGGTGTTGCTTTTCCAAAGTTTTTAGAATTAGGATCAAATGCATCCCATTGATATACTAATTGATTAGGATTAAATTCTGGTCCCCATGAAGCATCGTCACCTATATTTCCGTAAGGTGTACCATTTGCATTTTTTTCACTGAAGCTCATAGCATACCCGGCTCCATATCTATTCTGGTATTCTGGGAAAGTAGATTTATCTATAAAGCCAGCTTGTACAGATGATGATAGAGTTACCCCCCAGCTTCCATCATCTTTTCCTTTACCACTCTTGGTCGTAATTACAATAACACCATTAAGACCTCTCTCACCATATAATGCAGATGCTGCTGCACCTTTCAGAACGTTGATGGATTCAATATCTTCCTGATTGACATCTGACAATAGGTTACCCATATCCTGGTTTGTCTTGGTGTCATAGGTAGAAGAGTTGTTTACAGGAGATCCATCAATAACGATAAGTGGATTTGCCCCTTGTAAACTTTTTATACCTCTGATTACAAGACTTGAGGATCCACCAAAGTTACTAGATGTATTTACCTGAAGACCAGATACTTTACCGGAAAGCTGGGAAGCAATATTACCCGTATTGGTAGTACCATCAAAGAGTTTGTCTGCTTTTACTTCCTGAGAAGCATACCCCAAAGACTTTTTCTCTCTTTTAATACCAAGGGCAGTCACTACAACTCCCTCAATATCCTTAGTTCTGGCAGAGTCTTGTTTCTTCTGAGCATTAACAAATACAAAAGAAGAAGACAAAACCACTACCAAAACACTGTTAGTTAGTTTCTTCATATCAAATTAAATTTTAACTGGCACAAGTATATAAATTTTTCTTAACATACCAAAGTTAAAAGTTAATGCATTGTTAATTTTATATTTTAAGCAATAAAAATAACTCACTGAAAGTTAAATTAATCACAAAAATACTTCGTTGTCAGAATATTTGTCTTTTTATTTCCATGCATATAATAAATAAAAAAGTCGGAAGAAAATCTTCCGACTGTAAATTTGCTAATGACAAATTATATTCATTTAATTTACTAATTTTTATCCCAAAAAACTCTATCTCCTTGAGAATCAGATTTAGATGGCAATTTATTTATAGCATCATACATATTCGTAGAGTTAATAGAAGATTCTTTTGTTGGATACGGTAATCTCATTGGAATAGGATCAGAAGTTGGATTCTGAGTTGTTAATTTTGGATAATCTAATCTTCTAAAAAACGTCCAAGCCTCAAATCCTCTATTATACATAGAATGCCATGCTTGAGTTCCTATTTTTTCACGGAATGTACCTGGTAAAGAGTTATAATCATTAGCTGCCAAATAAGTAGCTTTATCAGCAGCAGCAACACCCCAAAGGTCTAATGAAGCTGATAATGCATTTTTAAAATGTGTTGCTGCATCTGCCCCTACTGCATATCCTCTGGCAGCTGCCTCAGCCAATATGAATTCAATCTCTATATAATCCGAAAAATACCCATATGAATCAGGTGCATAAACACTTGGCTTTATTAAAGATAAATCAGAAGCGGCTGTTGGATTAGTTGTTCCAAATTTACCAGCCTTAAACACACCTCCCACAGTAGTGAAGTAAGATGATATACGAGGGTCATTATCCGCAGTTAAGCCAGCTAAATAAATATTAGACAGACAATAATCAACTCTTCCCGATTGTGCTAAATCTCTGTATGAAGGAGACGTATAGATACCTGTTGAATTATATTGGATTCTAGCACTTTCACTCTGATTAGCAAATGTTCCTAACTGATATCCCGATTCAACAGCTGTTTTTGATAAAGCTGCATCAGAATCTGCAAGATTAATACCCATCTTTATTTTTAAAGCTGCAGCAAATTTTATCCATTTAGACATATTCCCTTTGTATAGAAAATCATCATTTCCATAAGCCCCGGCACTCGGATTAATTGTTGCAACTACAGCATCTAATCTTTTCAACAAATCTACATAGATAGATTTTGCATCATCATATTTAGGACTTGTGTAAGCAGGGTTTAATGCCTGTGAATATGGAACATCTCCAAAAGTATCTACCAATGTCTGATAACAATAAATTTCCATGATTTCTGTGGCGGCTAATTTATTCGCTACCACCGCAGCATCCCCGCCATCTCTTTTAACTGCTACTTTTGCATTTTCAAAATTTTGCAATTGACTATATAAAGCATCCCATTGCGAATCTGGAAGTGATCTTTTTCTAACTTTATAGGCACCACCCTCTAAATATTCCACATCAGCTAATTGTTGCACAAACATTCTAAATTGATTAGAATTCATACTTGATGTATTCATCTGATCTGAAGTTCCCAAAACACCACCTGCAAAAACATTATTCGCAGAAACATTAGTTGCCGTTTTAGGATCTTCATTCAATGAAGTCATATCACTGCCACATGAGGATAATACTCCTAATATACTTAATAATAATATCTTTTTTTTCATTTTGTTTAGAATTTAACTGTTACATTAACACCAACTGTTCTTGTTGTTGGCATAGACCCAATTGAATATCCTCTGGACATTAATCCTGCATTTAATCCTGATTCAGGATCTGCATAAGGTAGATTCTTATGTATAATCCACAGATTTCGTCCAACTATACCAACTCTTAATTCATTGATAACAGTATTAGCAAAAAGTGATTTAGGGAAAGTATAGCTAATTGAAGCTTCTCTTAATTTTATAAAAGAAGCATCGTATACAAAACCTTTGTTCGGCACAGCATATTCTCCACCATTCAATGCTCCAGTATCTTTTGCTGGTAGAGGAGTTGTATTTGGAGTACCATCAGGATTTACACCAGGTAAAATAATATTAAACCTATCTGGAACTCCCGTTTCCTTATATAATCCAGTATCTAACCCAAAATACATATCATGTGAGAAAATACTTCCTCCTTTTTGCCCGTCAATTAAGAAGCTAAAATTAAAGCCTTTGTAAGTTAAACTATTTCTAACACCTCCAGTCCATTCAGGCATAATATTACCAATAACCTGATCCTGCTTCATTTGATAAATTCCGTCCTCAACAATTCTCTCTCCTTTATCGTTATAAACATAGTCACTACCCTTTATTACACCATACTCTTCACCAACCTTGGCATTAAAAGTAGTTCCCCAACCTGCATTATATAATAAAAGATTATCAAGTCCATTCTTCAGAGAAAGAACTTTGTTAACATTTTTATTCCAGTTAACATCCATGCTCCACGTGAAGTTTTTCGTCTTAATTGGAACAAAATTCAACTGCACATCGATACCTTTATTTTGTAGGTTACCAGCATTGATCCATTGTGTACTATAACCTGTTGCAGTAGATACATCAACTCTAACAATTTGATCTACAGAATTAGTTTTATAAAGCGCAACATCAAATCCAATTCTATTCTTCAAAAACTTAGCTTCTAGACCAACTTCATACTCAGTTGATATTTCTGGCTTAAGATTAGGTTCTTTCTTAATAGTACTAGTGGTTATAATAGGAGTTTGGTTAAACAAGCCTCCAATATTAAAGGTATCATATAATCGGTAATTATCAGTTGTTTTTCCTGTTTGTGCATAATTCCCTCTAATTTTCGCAAAACTTAACCAATCTTGTTTAATTAAGTTAGACAGGATTATTGATCCTGAAACTGAAGGGTACCAATAAGCATTATTTCCTGCTGGTAGATTACTTGATTGATCTCTTCTAATTGAACCTTCAACGAAATATGTATCATAAAAACCTAGAGATGCCTGTGCATATACTCCCCCTAATGTGCTTTTTGCAATAGCTTCCAATGGAGGTAAAGTTGTACCAGCAGAATTTCTTAATGAATACAGTCCCGGTAAAATAAGTCCTCCCTCTGTTGATGCATCTACTGTTTCAAAAGAATTTTTCCTTAGATTACCACCTAAAACAGCATTTAAAGAAATATTATCACCAAATTTAGTATTATACGTCCCTGTTAATTCATAGTTTATTTCACTACTATTTATATCTCTTCTGCTATAACCAGACCCTGTAGTATTTCCAGATAACCCAAAAGCTTCAGGGATACTTCCGACAGCTTTTCTTCTTTCATTTAATTGTCGGTAAAAATCCATTGAAACTCTACCCATAATATTAAAACCTTTGGCTACTTTATAATTTAACTGAGCGTATCCAAAGAAACGGGTTCTACTATCTGACTGATAATTCTGATATCTATCAAAATAAGGATTATTCCAATATTTTGGTGTTCCATTAGAATAACTTGTTCTATTCCATGAAGCATTAGTATTTGCATAATTATATGCATCTCTTAGATCCCAAACATCAACATTTACAGGCCACCATTGTCTGAATCCGGTAATAACGTTATCACTATAACCTGTCGAATTTCTACCTTTGGTGTCTTGCATCGTCAAGGATGCATATACAGTAGCATCTAGTTTATCATTAATTTTATAGCCCATTTTAGAAGAAAGTGTATTTTTCTTCATATTAGAATTAGGTAATATACCATCAGAAAGGTAGTTACTATAATTTAATAGGAAATTGGCATTCTCATTTCCTTTCTCTAATCCAATCGTATTTACAGTAGTCTGAGCCGTCTGGAAAAAATCAAGAGGACCATGCTTCGCAGCTACCCAAGGGCTTGCCTTACCAAAATTTTTTGTTCCTGGAGTAAACGCATCCCATTGATATACCATTATATTTGGATCAAATTGTTGCCCTAATGATGCATCAGCAGAAAAAGGAGGAACAAGTACCTGGACTCCGTTTAAATTAATTTTTGACAAATTGGTAAAATAACCTTGTCCATACATATTCTGATATTCAGGAAAAGTTTTTTTATCAGCTGTACCAACTTGATATTCTGAAGATAAGGTTACCCCCCACTTATCACCATCTCTTGAACGACCTTTTTTAGTAGTAATAACAATAACCCCAGACGCAGCTCTCTCTCCATATAACGCAGATGCAGCAGCCCCTTTTAGAACGTTAATGCTTTCAATATCTTCCTGATTAATATCCGAAATATTGTTACCATAATCAAATCGACTATCTGTATTGGTTCTGTTATCAACTGGAACACCATCTATTACAAATAGAGCTTGGTTATTACCTGAAATCGATTTATTACCACGTATTACAACATTTGTAGACCCTCCAAAGTTGGTATTTGTAGTAATCTGGAGTCCAGCAGCTTTACCCGCTAGCTGGCTCGAAATATTACCCGAATTAGACCCTTCTCTTAAAACATCACCTTTAATTTCTTGAGTAGCATACCCTAAGGTTTTTTTCTCTCTTTTAATACCAAGGGCTGTAACTACAACACCCTCAATATCTTTTGTTTTAGTAGTATCTTGTTTCTTCTGTGCATTAATAAACACAAAAGACGACGACAAGACTACAACTAAGACACTGTTAGTTAGTTTCTTCATATCAAATTATTTTTCACAATTCCAAATTTGTGAATTTTTATTAACATAGCAAAGAAAAAATTTAACATTTTTTTTAACATTTCAATATTATTGAGAGATTACTAAAAAACAAATAATAATTCACCAATACTTTAACAATATGACAATAAAACCACAAAATGAATACATTAAAACTGATTAATGCAAAATTCAAAATATACGCCAGACAATTATTTATTATTTTTTTAAAAAAAATTAATATAAAAAGCCGGAGAATATATATTCTCCGGCTAGTAATCATAAAGTATAAAAATTTTATTTTATCTTAACCAAAAAGGGGTATACTGATTTTTAGCAAAAACATCATTAGTTGTAATATTAGGCACGTTAGCTGAATTCCCAACATATTCTGTTTGTGGATAAATTAACCTATATGGCTTATTAGGGAAGGATGCAGTTAAAGCCATTGGCGTTTGCGGATATCCCGTTTTTAGATAATTCAGATAAGTTTCAAAAGGCCTTACCATATTCAATGCAATAAGTCTCTGATACTGAATAGCAGCCATTTTATCAGGAGCTCCAGTCCATCCGACTGCCTTACTATCTAAACTCGCCAAATAAGCTGTTGCAGCACTCGTTGTTAATCCATAAAATACAAATGAAGCATTTACTCCTTTAATATAATGCCCTGGCGCATCGTTAAAATACTGAGGATATAAAATTGCTGCTTCAGACTGCAAAAGTTCAGATTCAGATGCCAACATCAAGTATCCATCCATTAAACCTCCTACTCCTTCAGCAGTATTATAAGTCCATCCTACCCTAGAATAATCTCCTTCAGCAGAACCATCGGGTTTATCACTGCCTTGAATAATCCCATTCAATTTACCTGTACTAGCTCCAGTAGTAGCTTTAGTGTACATTACTGTTCCTCTTGGATCAACAACACCGGAAGTAGGTTTAGAAGCATCACCATTTAATAATTTTGCAAAATGATCAGATAACATAAAATATCTCCAACCTGTATTATTCGCGGAATGGTCAAAATTATATCTACCCCAGTTAGAATACAATGGACTCATAGACGATTGAGAAGAGGCATTATACCCAGGATTAATTTTAACATCAGAGGAAACAAAAGTTGCACTAGACAATGTTGCTAACTGTGAGTTTACAAATTGCTTAACATTCGCATCTGCAACATTTGATTGTCTCAACAGTAATCTCAGTTTAATTGTATTTGCAAAAATTTTCCATTTAGCAAGATCTCCTTTATAAATATAATCTTCATTGGCTTTAATTTCGTTATCAGAAGTAACATTAGCGTTATCGATGGTTTGAATCGCCTCATTTAATTTCACAACCAAATCCCTATAAATATCCTCTCCTTTATCATACTTAGGTGAAATCTTCTGTTGTTGCTTAAAGGCCTCTGTGTAAGGTGCATCTCCATAAAAATCTACAATATACTGCATACTATTTGCCAATAAAATTTTAGAAATAGCCACATGATAAGGATATTTAGCAGCATCCTTATTGTTTATAATATTTGCAAGATTAGCCATTGCCAAATAATTTCCATTCCAAATACCATTCGCAAATGTAGATGTAACATTCATCTGATATTCATTAGTCATCGGAGCTGCATAATAGTAATAATTACCAGCGACAACATTAGTCCATATTCTAGATAATGACACCATTGTACCTGCTTGTGCAGCATAAGATGTTGTTTCTGCAGCAGCCATAAGTTGCCTTGGTGAAATATCCTCTGTTAGAGGTAAGTTCGGATCAATATTATCATCCAATTTACATCCCACAAGAGAAACTGCACTGATTGCTATATATAATATTTTTTTCATTATTTTTTCTTTAAAAGGTTATTGTAATATTAGCCCCATAAGTTCTGTACTCAGGATATTGCCCTGCATTAGCAAGTCCTCTATATCTTGGATCAAATGCAGTTTCAGGGTCATTATATCCTTTATTTTCCTTAGAATATTTTTGGAAAGGATTCCTTGCATGTACCCCAACAGTTAACGCATTTATTCCAGTAGTACCGAGAGCTGATTTTGGGAAAGTATAGCTCAAAGCAATTTCTCTTACTTTAAAAGCAGTAGCGTCTAAAACATAATTATCAGAAACCGTATTATAACTTGCTCCCCCAAAATAGTTTTCAAGAGCTGCTTGCGGATTTGTTTTACCATTAGAATTGTTATAAATAGGAATAGAAGTATTGGATACATAATTTCCACTTCCATCTTTATATGATGAGTTTGGAACAATATATGGTTGACTTCTGTCCACTGCTGAGGCAACATTTAACCCATTAAATGTAAAACCTTGCAAAGTACCTGAATAAAATTTGTGACCAGTACGATAATCCATTACTGCACTTAGTCTAAATCCTTTATAGCTAATATTTGTTGTCAACCCAAATATATATTTAGGAGTTGTTCTTCCAAATTTTTCCTGGGTAGACGTTACTTGAGGTAAACCTGTATTCGAATCAACAATAATACGCCCTTGCGGGTCTCTCTGATACGCAATACCTTTTATTATGGTCAATTCTTCTCCTTCATCTGCATACAACCCTAAGAAACTGTTTCCTGCCAATCGCACTGATTTTGCATCATCTGTAAGTTTTGTAATAATAGTTTTTTGATGAGACATCGAAAGCCCCAAATCCCATTTAAAATCAGTTGATTTAATTGGCACCAGATTCAGATTTAATTCATACCCCTTGCCTTTTAATTTCCCAATATTAAACAATCTTTGTGTTAATCCTGTAGTATTACTTGTTGTAGCATTTGTAATCAAATCATCCGTATCTTCCTGATAATAAGCTCCATCAAAACTAATTCTATCTTTAAATAAAGAAAAACTTAGATTAACCTCTTTCTTCGTTGTAAATTCTGGTTTTATATTCTGATCTGTAGGAGACTGGTTTATAACAAAACTTAAAGGACCTGTACCATAAGGATATCCAGAACCTAAATTAGGCCTATCATATATACTATAAGTACCAATAGCCGAAGACTGTCCAATTCTAGAATAGTTAAGCGCTACCTTTAAATAATTTAATACTGAATTATCTTTTAAGAAATTGAATGCTTTTGTAGGAACAAAA is a window encoding:
- a CDS encoding SusD/RagB family nutrient-binding outer membrane lipoprotein — protein: MKNIFKAFLGLTIAVTTLSSCERDTTLLNNDGKHPSDLSSGVLLSMGQNQQFYNIDNPSVNANNYRFFVQQWSETTYTDEVNYNLITRNQPRFHFNRMYVYSLNNFKKAQDALATEVNDPAVAANKWVTNEISSIFVWENIVDTWGDVPYTEALAAVNGGFAPKYDDAKTIYADLLKRIDAAIAKINPSAKGYEVNDIVYKGDMSKWRKLANSVKLRLALNLSDVDPVTAKAAAESAIASGVMTSTADSYSFVYDGVTFTNPVFDNLVASNRDDFVPSNILVDVMNTNNDPRRDVWFTKTKDGKYLGGVYGIKNTYGNYSHVMDSFKKPITPSNLLSYSEVLFMQAEGAARGFNMGGTAAGLYAAAITESMTEYGVDATKAAAYIASRPYDATNWKKSIGEESWIAMYNRAFAAWNFMRRLDNPILKNPTNSNTKGVPVRMIYSSDEYTQNEKNVRAAAAKIGGDDVTTKLFWDKN
- a CDS encoding SusD/RagB family nutrient-binding outer membrane lipoprotein, with the translated sequence MKKKILLLSILGVLSSCGSDMTSLNEDPKTATNVSANNVFAGGVLGTSDQMNTSSMNSNQFRMFVQQLADVEYLEGGAYKVRKRSLPDSQWDALYSQLQNFENAKVAVKRDGGDAAVVANKLAATEIMEIYCYQTLVDTFGDVPYSQALNPAYTSPKYDDAKSIYVDLLKRLDAVVATINPSAGAYGNDDFLYKGNMSKWIKFAAALKIKMGINLADSDAALSKTAVESGYQLGTFANQSESARIQYNSTGIYTSPSYRDLAQSGRVDYCLSNIYLAGLTADNDPRISSYFTTVGGVFKAGKFGTTNPTAASDLSLIKPSVYAPDSYGYFSDYIEIEFILAEAAARGYAVGADAATHFKNALSASLDLWGVAAADKATYLAANDYNSLPGTFREKIGTQAWHSMYNRGFEAWTFFRRLDYPKLTTQNPTSDPIPMRLPYPTKESSINSTNMYDAINKLPSKSDSQGDRVFWDKN
- a CDS encoding SusD/RagB family nutrient-binding outer membrane lipoprotein, whose protein sequence is MKKILYIAISAVSLVGCKLDDNIDPNLPLTEDISPRQLMAAAETTSYAAQAGTMVSLSRIWTNVVAGNYYYYAAPMTNEYQMNVTSTFANGIWNGNYLAMANLANIINNKDAAKYPYHVAISKILLANSMQYIVDFYGDAPYTEAFKQQQKISPKYDKGEDIYRDLVVKLNEAIQTIDNANVTSDNEIKANEDYIYKGDLAKWKIFANTIKLRLLLRQSNVADANVKQFVNSQLATLSSATFVSSDVKINPGYNASSQSSMSPLYSNWGRYNFDHSANNTGWRYFMLSDHFAKLLNGDASKPTSGVVDPRGTVMYTKATTGASTGKLNGIIQGSDKPDGSAEGDYSRVGWTYNTAEGVGGLMDGYLMLASESELLQSEAAILYPQYFNDAPGHYIKGVNASFVFYGLTTSAATAYLASLDSKAVGWTGAPDKMAAIQYQRLIALNMVRPFETYLNYLKTGYPQTPMALTASFPNKPYRLIYPQTEYVGNSANVPNITTNDVFAKNQYTPFWLR
- a CDS encoding SusC/RagA family TonB-linked outer membrane protein, with translation MKKLTNSVLVVVLSSSFVFVNAQKKQDSARTKDIEGVVVTALGIKREKKSLGYASQEVKADKLFDGTTNTGNIASQLSGKVSGLQVNTSSNFGGSSSLVIRGIKSLQGANPLIVIDGSPVNNSSTYDTKTNQDMGNLLSDVNQEDIESINVLKGAAASALYGERGLNGVIVITTKSGKGKDDGSWGVTLSSSVQAGFIDKSTFPEYQNRYGAGYAMSFSEKNANGTPYGNIGDDASWGPEFNPNQLVYQWDAFDPNSKNFGKATPWVAAKNGPIKFFETPITYVNGITLEKGKKGNNFMLSYDNMLSNGLLPNSDLRKNTFTTKINYDFTPKLHATVYSTLVVQNTKGRNDANYSGNLVGGFRQWWANNVDIVDQKNAYFNSGGKNISWNLKSGANPVLGFWNNPYYQRYQSYSSDDRTRSFSYASLTYDFNKNFSLIGKVSYDNASTYFQNRLAPGSVPKAFGASQKLVSSGYSRQNLTTTETNFDLMLNYKFNITDNINVSGIAGGNVRRNYYNSIYASTEGGLEKDGLYALANSKFPIIPPDENEYTTVTSSAYATASFDFYKFFYLDATFRADKTSTLPKANRVYTYPSFTGSFILSEFVKPSWLSFWKVRANYAEVGGTADPYQLQYYYTFAGTFNNSIVMQNSQTLLANPDLKPQRSKEFEVGTEAHFFKGRLTFDAAYYKTKTFNQIINLPISAGSGLLTAVANAGRIDNEGIELQIGATPIKTKDFSWNIDVNWSKNKNKVVELLHNATTDVSNYNLTSIQGGASVNATEGEMWGAIRGSDYKYLNGQKVVDSKGFYVLEGNKVIGNTTPDWIGGVRNSFSYKGISVSFLVDFRKGGDIFSTDMYYATSTGLYKDTAIGDYRTGKVVLPGVTADGQPNQTAIDASVYGNMGYQKSPTSRYVYDGSFIKLREASISYTLPKALLANTFVNEAKISIVGRNLWIIHKNLPYADPESTLGGGVRSFGYSIGSLPTTRDIGVNISFKF